A section of the Triticum dicoccoides isolate Atlit2015 ecotype Zavitan chromosome 7A, WEW_v2.0, whole genome shotgun sequence genome encodes:
- the LOC119330432 gene encoding uncharacterized protein LOC119330432 — MESAEAGGGIAATRSGLAAVQAAKDAAAASMLCDEHVGDTAQPPSAQAVQELVDSFSEQQLDATEIQESMHGGIGKQAKNNTIFSPKRVGGGSYREMLANEERFMATRRSSWEHLWSRTCGSLENYTFMTPILYTYGTIPAHVGPCAFLQIFSIQVMENEEWKIRWPVEVYGFIAARDTVDHNRNLLFSRTRDDPQILTQQDSFLKLTGPCRPIVLIDPVDFEIQLQVKGTTECEDETLMARWFEYSHGFGCYGELACRRWDGNFSTIEVTSALLARTVVATIISADIIEGSWPDDSRGRVVARTAAIDKDILLLDSGEEPLKVDPDGRVTLQRGVVCVERQGKLTVSMKAYSKEGIFYADSVEFRPKKSLTSIGICNLGFCTVQFIVGWSPMATKSDLMYFGN; from the exons ATGGAGTCGGCGGAGGCGGGAGGCGGCATCGCCGCCACGAGGAGCGGCCTGGCTGCCGTGCAGGCTGCCAAGGACGCCGCCGCAGCGAGCATGCT GTGTGATGAACATGTCGGAGATACTGCTCAGCCACCATCAGCACAAGCAGTACAAGAACTTGTTGATTCATTCTCAGAGCAACAGCTTGATGCTACAGAAATACAAGAATCAATGCATGGTGGGATCGGGAAACAAGCAAAGAACAACACAATCTTTAGTCCCAAGCGAGTTGGAGGCGGATCGTACAGGGAGATGTTGGCGAACGAGGAAAGGTTCATGGCTACACGCCGTTCTTCCTGGGAACATCTTTGGAGCCGCACATGTGGTTCTTTGGAAAACTACA CGTTTATGACTCCCATACTTTATACATACGGAACCATCCCAGCACATGTTGGTCCCTGCGCTTTCTTGCAGATCTTCTCCATCCAAGTCATGGAGAATGAAGAGTGGAAAATCAGGTGGCCAGTGGAGGTATATGGCTTCATTGCCGCTCGAGACACCGTGGATCACAATCGCAACCTTCTGTTCAGCCGTACAAGGGATGACCCCCAAATTCTCACTCAACAG GATTCATTTTTGAAGTTGACTGGCCCGTGTCGCCCGATTGTGCTGATCGACCCCGTTGACTTTGAGATTCAACTACAAGTGAAGGGCACAACAGAGTGTGAAGATGAAACACTGATGGCGCGATGGTTTGAATATTCACATGGTTTTGGATGTTATGGTGAGCTTGCCTGTCGTCGTTGGGACGGCAATTTTTCCACTATAGAGGTCACCTCTGCGCTACTTGCCAGAACGGTTGTAGCAACTATTATCTCTGCTGATATTATTGAAGGGTCATGGCCTGATGATTCTAGAGGTCGTGTGGTTGCCCGTACTGCTGCCATAGATAAGGACATTCTGCTGCTTGACTCTGGAGAAGAACCATTGAAAGTGGATCCAGACGGTCGTGTTACCCTTCAAAGAGGCGTTGTTTGCGTGGAACGTCAGGGGAAGCTCACGGTTTCTATGAAAGCCTACTCGAAGGAAGGTATTTTTTATGCAGATTCTGTTGAATTCAGGCCCAAAAAGTCTCTCACAAGTATCGGTATTTGCAACCTTGGATTCTGTACGGTGCAGTTCATTGTTGGTTGGTCCCCAATGGCAACGAAGTCTGATCTGATGTACTTTGGCAACTGA
- the LOC119327702 gene encoding uncharacterized protein LOC119327702 isoform X1 → MSATHSATRCDEHVGHTVQPPSAQAVQELVDSFSDQKLDATKTKSMHGGIEEQAKNDTIFSPKQVGLCRSYREMLTDEEEDVVSYRRFWEYTWGGKCGSFEDYTFVTPILYTYGTIPAHAGPFSFLQIFSIKVMENEMWRIRWPVGVYGFIAARDNLDRNRNLLFSQTRDDPQILTQQDSFLQLTGPCRPVALIDPVVFEIQLKVKGRTECEDETLIARSFEYGYGFGEYGELACRRWAGNFCTLEITSALLSRTVAATIISADVIKGSWPVDYRGRVVARTADIDEDFVLLDSGEGRLQVNPDGRIVLQRGVVCVEHEGMLTVSVEAYSEAGTCRADCVEFKPQKSLTSNGTCNLGFCTVQFIVGWSLMARKYDLMYDGN, encoded by the exons ATGTCAGCCACGCATTCAGCCACCAG GTGTGATGAACATGTCGGACATACTGTTCAGCCACCATCAGCACAAGCAGTACAAGAACTAGTTGATTCATTCTCAGATCAAAAGCTTGATGCCACAAAAACAAAATCGATGCATGGTGGGATCGAGGAACAAGCAAAGAACGACACAATCTTTAGCCCCAAGCAAGTTGGGTTATGCAGATCATACAGGGAGATGTTGACGGACGAGGAAGAAGATGTGGTTTCATACCGTCGTTTCTGGGAATACACTTGGGGTGGCAAGTGTGGTTCCTTCGAAGACTACA CCTTTGTGACTCCCATACTTTATACATATGGAACCATCCCAGCACATGCTGGCCCCTTCAGCTTCTTGCAGATCTTCTCCATCAAGGTCATGGAGAATGAAATGTGGAGAATCAGGTGGCCAGTGGGGGTATATGGCTTCATTGCCGCTCGAGACAATTTGGATCGTAATCGCAACCTTCTGTTCAGCCAGACAAGGGATGACCCCCAAATTCTCACTCAACAG GATTCATTTTTGCAATTGACTGGCCCGTGTCGCCCAGTTGCGTTGATTGACCCTGTTGTCTTTGAGATTCAACTAAAAGTGAAGGGCAGAACAGAGTGTGAAGATGAAACATTGATTGCTCGATCGTTTGAATATGGATATGGTTTTGGAGAATATGGTGAGCTTGCCTGTCGTCGTTGGGCCGGTAATTTTTGCACACTAGAGATCACCTCTGCGCTACTTTCCAGAACGGTTGCAGCCACTATCATCTCTGCTGATGTTATTAAAGGGTCATGGCCTGTTGATTATAGAGGTCGTGTGGTTGCCCGTACTGCTGACATAGATGAGGATTTTGTGCTGCTTGATTCTGGAGAAGGACGTCTGCAAGTGAATCCAGATGGTCGTATTGTCCTTCAAAGGGGTGTTGTTTGTGTGGAACATGAGGGAATGCTCACGGTTTCCGTGGAAGCCTACTCAGAGGCAGGTACTTGTCGTGCAGATTGCGTTGAATTCAAGCCCCAAAAATCCCTCACAAGTAATGGTACTTGCAACCTTGGTTTCTGCACGGTGCAGTTTATTGTTGGTTGGTCCCTCATGGCAAGAAAGTATGATCTGATGTACGATGGCAACTGA
- the LOC119327702 gene encoding uncharacterized protein LOC119327702 isoform X2: MHGGIEEQAKNDTIFSPKQVGLCRSYREMLTDEEEDVVSYRRFWEYTWGGKCGSFEDYTFVTPILYTYGTIPAHAGPFSFLQIFSIKVMENEMWRIRWPVGVYGFIAARDNLDRNRNLLFSQTRDDPQILTQQDSFLQLTGPCRPVALIDPVVFEIQLKVKGRTECEDETLIARSFEYGYGFGEYGELACRRWAGNFCTLEITSALLSRTVAATIISADVIKGSWPVDYRGRVVARTADIDEDFVLLDSGEGRLQVNPDGRIVLQRGVVCVEHEGMLTVSVEAYSEAGTCRADCVEFKPQKSLTSNGTCNLGFCTVQFIVGWSLMARKYDLMYDGN; this comes from the exons ATGCATGGTGGGATCGAGGAACAAGCAAAGAACGACACAATCTTTAGCCCCAAGCAAGTTGGGTTATGCAGATCATACAGGGAGATGTTGACGGACGAGGAAGAAGATGTGGTTTCATACCGTCGTTTCTGGGAATACACTTGGGGTGGCAAGTGTGGTTCCTTCGAAGACTACA CCTTTGTGACTCCCATACTTTATACATATGGAACCATCCCAGCACATGCTGGCCCCTTCAGCTTCTTGCAGATCTTCTCCATCAAGGTCATGGAGAATGAAATGTGGAGAATCAGGTGGCCAGTGGGGGTATATGGCTTCATTGCCGCTCGAGACAATTTGGATCGTAATCGCAACCTTCTGTTCAGCCAGACAAGGGATGACCCCCAAATTCTCACTCAACAG GATTCATTTTTGCAATTGACTGGCCCGTGTCGCCCAGTTGCGTTGATTGACCCTGTTGTCTTTGAGATTCAACTAAAAGTGAAGGGCAGAACAGAGTGTGAAGATGAAACATTGATTGCTCGATCGTTTGAATATGGATATGGTTTTGGAGAATATGGTGAGCTTGCCTGTCGTCGTTGGGCCGGTAATTTTTGCACACTAGAGATCACCTCTGCGCTACTTTCCAGAACGGTTGCAGCCACTATCATCTCTGCTGATGTTATTAAAGGGTCATGGCCTGTTGATTATAGAGGTCGTGTGGTTGCCCGTACTGCTGACATAGATGAGGATTTTGTGCTGCTTGATTCTGGAGAAGGACGTCTGCAAGTGAATCCAGATGGTCGTATTGTCCTTCAAAGGGGTGTTGTTTGTGTGGAACATGAGGGAATGCTCACGGTTTCCGTGGAAGCCTACTCAGAGGCAGGTACTTGTCGTGCAGATTGCGTTGAATTCAAGCCCCAAAAATCCCTCACAAGTAATGGTACTTGCAACCTTGGTTTCTGCACGGTGCAGTTTATTGTTGGTTGGTCCCTCATGGCAAGAAAGTATGATCTGATGTACGATGGCAACTGA